One window of Atribacter laminatus genomic DNA carries:
- the hflX gene encoding GTPase HflX: MEEEADRALNSRRLFIKTLGIVCSGHGSQTNMGADGIRQELLEISRSAGFQLTEIWEVNIFHPFPHYYLGKGKVEEIKVFLQKNPEIRGVIIDTEISPSQQKNLEKALNVKVYTKIALIHRIFAARARSSEGKIKVTVASLQYELSRLSGKGVEMSRLGGGIGTRGPGEQKIETERRRIKQKIGQLKKELNKVNRYREVRKNLRIKKNLPIVAIVGYTNAGKSTLLNSLTDAHAYVEDRLFATLDPTARKAFLPGIGSVIFTDTVGFIREMPETLIDAFRATLDEINDADCLLEVLDLSDPSYPEHHKVINRILQNMAIACRPKIIVFNKIDQVEPVPVISRDIFDDNPYVMISAEKKNGIENLIETIGKLLKSNRESLNLTVSYRNLPQIEKEIYHHGYIENIEFRIDGMVEVRCSISKEATGRIRQLNFSS, encoded by the coding sequence ATGGAGGAGGAGGCTGATAGAGCTCTGAATAGTCGAAGATTATTCATTAAAACCCTTGGTATTGTTTGTAGTGGTCATGGTAGCCAGACGAATATGGGAGCGGACGGTATTCGTCAGGAATTACTGGAGATTTCTCGCAGTGCAGGCTTTCAATTGACGGAGATTTGGGAGGTAAACATTTTTCATCCTTTTCCTCATTATTATTTGGGCAAGGGAAAGGTTGAAGAAATTAAAGTTTTTCTGCAGAAAAATCCTGAAATTCGCGGTGTGATTATTGATACCGAAATATCTCCTTCACAGCAAAAAAACCTCGAAAAAGCCCTTAATGTGAAGGTTTATACCAAGATAGCCCTTATCCACCGAATTTTTGCCGCACGAGCCCGTTCTTCGGAAGGAAAGATTAAAGTTACAGTGGCATCACTTCAGTATGAACTCAGTCGGTTATCCGGGAAGGGAGTTGAAATGTCCCGCTTGGGTGGTGGTATTGGTACCCGTGGACCCGGGGAACAAAAAATAGAAACTGAAAGAAGACGCATTAAACAAAAAATTGGACAGCTTAAAAAAGAACTAAATAAAGTAAATCGATATCGTGAAGTACGGAAAAACCTTCGGATAAAAAAGAATCTCCCCATTGTTGCCATCGTTGGATATACCAATGCCGGGAAGTCGACGCTCTTAAATAGTCTTACCGATGCTCATGCTTATGTCGAGGACCGATTGTTTGCCACTCTTGACCCTACAGCCCGGAAGGCATTTTTGCCGGGGATTGGATCGGTCATTTTTACCGATACAGTAGGGTTTATCCGGGAAATGCCAGAAACGCTTATTGATGCTTTTCGAGCCACTCTCGATGAGATTAATGACGCCGATTGTCTTCTCGAGGTTTTAGACTTATCCGATCCCAGTTATCCCGAACACCATAAGGTGATAAACCGCATCTTGCAAAATATGGCTATAGCGTGCCGACCTAAGATTATCGTTTTTAATAAGATTGATCAGGTTGAACCGGTACCGGTTATTTCAAGAGATATATTTGATGATAATCCATATGTTATGATATCAGCTGAGAAAAAAAATGGTATTGAAAACCTCATCGAGACGATCGGTAAACTGTTGAAAAGCAATCGTGAAAGTTTGAACCTCACAGTAAGCTACCGAAATCTTCCTCAAATCGAAAAAGAGATATACCATCACGGCTATATTGAAAATATTGAATTTCGAATCGATGGCATGGTTGAAGTTCGTTGTTCGATTTCTAAGGAAGCCACTGGCCGAATCCGTCAGCTAAATTTTTCATCTTAA
- a CDS encoding glycosyltransferase family 2 protein: MKDQTEMNQLNNKNHRITSIIAAYNEEKTIGPIIDVLKRVPVIEQIVVVSDGSTDRTVDIARSRNVEVVDLISNVGKGGALYRGLEYIRTDVVLLLDADLVGLEESHVLSLVHPVTEREADVTIGVFEEGRFATDFAQKIAPLLSGQRAIRTDVIQNISDLEVSRYGVEVAMNRYIRKNGVTMKLVKLPGLTHVMKEEKMGLMKGFRHRVKMYWEILKNSYGGGG; encoded by the coding sequence ATGAAAGATCAAACCGAAATGAACCAATTAAACAATAAGAACCACCGAATTACATCAATTATTGCTGCTTACAATGAAGAAAAAACTATCGGACCGATTATTGATGTCCTGAAAAGAGTGCCCGTTATTGAGCAGATTGTGGTGGTGAGCGATGGATCAACCGATCGAACGGTAGATATTGCTCGAAGTCGTAATGTTGAGGTTGTTGATTTAATTAGTAATGTAGGGAAGGGCGGTGCTCTTTACCGGGGGTTAGAGTACATACGAACCGATGTAGTTCTTTTATTAGACGCGGATTTAGTTGGGTTAGAAGAAAGTCATGTGTTGAGCTTGGTTCACCCAGTTACCGAAAGAGAAGCCGATGTAACCATTGGGGTGTTTGAAGAAGGGCGTTTTGCCACCGATTTTGCTCAGAAAATTGCTCCGTTATTATCAGGACAACGGGCGATACGAACCGATGTCATCCAAAACATATCCGATCTGGAAGTATCCCGATACGGAGTTGAAGTTGCTATGAACCGATATATTCGAAAAAACGGTGTGACCATGAAATTGGTGAAGCTGCCTGGATTGACTCATGTGATGAAGGAAGAGAAAATGGGCTTGATGAAAGGATTTCGTCATCGAGTCAAAATGTATTGGGAAATCTTGAAAAACTCGTATGGAGGAGGAGGCTGA
- the proS gene encoding proline--tRNA ligase encodes MKMSALFAPTLKENPAEAEVISHSLMLRAGMIRQLSSGIYNILPLGLRSLEKIMNIVRRELNHADGQELLLPALQPGELWKETGRWDIYGPELIRFQDRRERDFCLGPTHEEVITDIARKEIRSYRQLPLLLYQIQTKFRDEIRPRFGVMRSREFIMKDLYSFDRDYEGLKVSYQKMYDAYSKIFASCGLEYIAVRADSGVIGGDVSHEFLIIADSGEEKVMRCPKCLVASTQEISDCPECHAGMEEKRGIEVGHIFQLGTKYSESMKAYFVDQDGKEKPLIMGCYGIGIGRTMAAAIEANHDENGIKWPWNIAPYEIIIIPVKLKNQAGMELAESISQQLAHQGYETIWDDREVSAGYKFKEADLIGFPIQVIVGEKALKNGTLEIKIRSNGKRIECTREQLVSVIKKIKDELVIL; translated from the coding sequence TTGAAAATGTCAGCTTTGTTTGCTCCAACACTGAAAGAGAATCCCGCCGAAGCCGAAGTGATCAGTCATAGCTTAATGCTGCGGGCAGGAATGATCAGGCAACTTTCATCGGGAATATATAATATCCTTCCTTTGGGTTTGCGTTCTTTGGAAAAAATCATGAATATTGTTCGTCGAGAGCTGAACCATGCTGATGGTCAGGAACTTTTGTTACCCGCCCTTCAACCTGGAGAACTTTGGAAAGAAACCGGGCGCTGGGATATTTATGGTCCGGAATTGATCCGTTTTCAAGACCGTCGAGAACGAGATTTTTGTTTGGGACCAACCCATGAAGAAGTGATCACCGATATAGCTCGGAAAGAGATTCGCTCCTATCGCCAGCTCCCTTTGCTGTTGTATCAAATCCAGACGAAATTTCGAGATGAAATCCGACCTCGGTTTGGAGTGATGCGGTCTCGAGAATTCATTATGAAGGATTTGTACAGCTTCGATCGGGATTATGAGGGATTAAAGGTGAGTTACCAAAAAATGTATGATGCCTACTCAAAAATATTTGCGTCTTGTGGTTTAGAATATATAGCAGTGAGAGCTGATTCGGGGGTAATCGGTGGAGATGTTTCTCACGAATTTCTTATTATTGCCGATTCTGGGGAAGAAAAAGTGATGAGATGTCCAAAGTGTTTGGTTGCCTCAACCCAGGAGATCAGTGATTGTCCAGAATGCCATGCTGGTATGGAGGAAAAGCGAGGTATTGAAGTTGGCCACATTTTTCAGTTGGGAACGAAATATTCGGAATCGATGAAAGCCTATTTTGTTGACCAGGATGGGAAAGAAAAACCTTTGATTATGGGATGCTATGGAATCGGCATTGGAAGAACTATGGCTGCAGCAATTGAAGCCAATCACGACGAAAATGGAATAAAATGGCCTTGGAATATCGCTCCCTACGAGATAATCATTATACCGGTAAAATTAAAAAATCAAGCCGGTATGGAACTAGCCGAAAGCATTTCCCAGCAGCTTGCTCATCAAGGGTATGAGACAATCTGGGATGATCGAGAAGTTTCAGCAGGATATAAATTCAAAGAAGCTGATTTGATTGGTTTTCCAATTCAGGTGATTGTTGGTGAAAAAGCCTTGAAAAATGGCACTTTGGAAATTAAAATACGTTCAAATGGAAAGAGGATAGAGTGTACCCGGGAGCAGTTGGTATCAGTGATAAAAAAAATTAAGGATGAATTGGTTATTTTGTAG
- the ispG gene encoding flavodoxin-dependent (E)-4-hydroxy-3-methylbut-2-enyl-diphosphate synthase, with product MKREKTFQVFLGSLAIGGRSSVSVESMGRVYPGRVDECLNEICAAAAAGSDCFRIAVPDEGALSGIIQLKKHSPLPLVADIHFSPIIALKAVEAGIDGIRVNPGTWKNRLQYQQLIERMKARNGVLRLGANTGSLPSHLQKKGRVEALLDSIIEMIEIPQKNDFHRIILSAKSTDINETIEIYERLADAFSYPLHVGLTEAGEGFEGIIKSTIALSTILQKGIGNNIRVSLTSPNPVLESQVAVQILQGVGLRQKGIEVISCPTCARTRGDVVSFVREIKEAVQMISSPFPIKLAIMGCEVNGPGEAKEADLGLAFGKSTALLFVQGKVVKTMHQQDALSELVKQLQLMVSNPMVKK from the coding sequence ATGAAGCGAGAAAAAACTTTCCAAGTCTTTCTTGGTTCTCTTGCTATTGGTGGACGTTCATCGGTTTCGGTAGAGTCTATGGGGAGAGTTTACCCAGGACGAGTTGATGAATGTTTGAATGAAATTTGTGCCGCAGCAGCAGCTGGAAGTGACTGCTTTCGAATTGCCGTACCCGATGAAGGAGCTTTGTCCGGCATCATACAGCTGAAAAAGCATTCACCCCTTCCTCTCGTAGCCGATATCCATTTTTCGCCGATCATTGCTCTTAAGGCAGTCGAAGCAGGTATTGATGGAATTCGAGTTAATCCTGGAACTTGGAAAAATCGGCTCCAATACCAACAGCTTATTGAGAGAATGAAAGCAAGAAATGGTGTGCTTCGACTAGGTGCCAATACCGGCTCGCTCCCCTCTCATCTCCAGAAAAAGGGGAGAGTGGAGGCACTCCTTGATAGTATAATCGAAATGATTGAAATCCCACAGAAAAATGATTTTCACCGAATTATTCTTTCTGCCAAATCAACCGATATTAATGAAACAATTGAGATTTATGAACGCTTAGCTGACGCTTTTTCTTATCCTTTACATGTCGGACTGACTGAAGCTGGTGAGGGATTTGAAGGAATCATTAAGTCGACAATTGCTTTAAGTACAATCCTCCAAAAAGGGATAGGGAATAATATACGCGTTTCACTCACTTCACCCAATCCGGTTCTTGAATCCCAAGTTGCGGTCCAAATACTTCAAGGAGTGGGACTACGGCAAAAAGGAATTGAAGTAATTTCCTGTCCGACCTGTGCTCGAACCAGAGGAGATGTGGTATCATTTGTTAGAGAAATAAAAGAAGCAGTCCAGATGATATCATCTCCCTTCCCCATAAAATTAGCAATCATGGGGTGTGAGGTGAATGGTCCGGGAGAAGCAAAGGAGGCTGATTTAGGGTTAGCTTTTGGAAAATCAACCGCGCTCCTTTTTGTTCAAGGTAAAGTAGTTAAAACCATGCATCAACAGGATGCTTTGAGTGAACTGGTAAAACAATTACAATTGATGGTATCCAATCCAATGGTGAAAAAATAG
- the rseP gene encoding RIP metalloprotease RseP, with protein MLTILATIFVIGLLVLCHEFGHFIFARWFKVRVLKFAIGYGPKLWSTQKGDTEYSIRAFPLGGFTKMAGMEETLIEGYSEASVPDAERFDKKPIYQRSLIVAGGPAMNLFLSIILVFLVFSFLGVPTSSLKIQQVIENSPAQSAGILPGDVITSINGKTIEKMEDLSNQIALNGEQELSLTVLREQTEIEVQLVPRWDEDEKRFLIGIVYGVENRRVNPFVAFYKSVSSVIEWFVVSFLGLLYMVMGRVPMEVTGIVGIARMSGQAASYGFLNLLYFSALISVALALFNLLPIPALDGGHLLLFLYEKIRGKPMDPSKIGFFYMIGFLFIILMAIFVTYQDVLRIVTGK; from the coding sequence ATGTTGACTATCCTGGCTACTATATTTGTTATTGGGTTATTAGTTCTCTGCCATGAATTCGGTCATTTTATTTTTGCTCGATGGTTTAAGGTTAGAGTTTTAAAATTTGCCATAGGGTATGGACCAAAACTTTGGTCGACGCAAAAAGGGGATACTGAGTATTCGATTCGAGCTTTTCCGCTGGGTGGATTTACCAAAATGGCCGGGATGGAAGAAACGCTCATTGAAGGGTATAGTGAAGCAAGTGTTCCTGATGCTGAGCGTTTCGATAAAAAGCCAATTTATCAAAGAAGTCTCATTGTGGCAGGGGGACCTGCCATGAACCTGTTTTTATCGATTATTTTAGTTTTTTTGGTTTTTAGTTTTTTGGGCGTACCTACCAGCAGTTTAAAAATTCAACAAGTTATCGAAAATAGTCCAGCTCAAAGTGCCGGGATATTGCCTGGAGACGTTATTACTTCGATTAATGGGAAAACTATCGAGAAAATGGAGGATTTATCCAATCAAATCGCTCTTAACGGTGAACAAGAATTATCTTTAACCGTTTTACGAGAACAAACAGAGATTGAAGTGCAGTTAGTCCCTCGTTGGGATGAAGATGAAAAACGTTTCTTGATTGGTATTGTTTATGGAGTTGAAAATCGTCGAGTAAATCCTTTCGTTGCCTTTTATAAAAGTGTTTCTTCGGTGATAGAATGGTTCGTTGTGAGCTTCCTTGGTTTACTGTATATGGTAATGGGACGGGTTCCAATGGAAGTGACTGGTATTGTTGGAATTGCTCGAATGTCGGGGCAAGCTGCCAGTTATGGGTTTTTAAATTTGCTTTATTTTTCGGCATTGATTAGCGTGGCTTTAGCCCTTTTTAATTTATTGCCAATTCCGGCATTAGATGGAGGTCATCTTTTGCTTTTTCTTTATGAAAAAATCCGGGGGAAACCGATGGATCCAAGTAAAATTGGATTTTTCTATATGATTGGATTTTTATTTATCATTTTGATGGCAATATTCGTTACCTATCAGGATGTTCTAAGAATAGTTACCGGAAAATGA
- a CDS encoding phosphatidate cytidylyltransferase: protein MTKLSQPTEFKLRTFSILLALPPFLFLMVYHDLTLIAVFAALSVFAFQEYIQMVHCKIPHRFTKVLIIIAIILFYLSFLYPHSSAPFIWFVFFILLVWWSFYERSRIIERVSFFLFGIVYCIGLPFFWVKTGLDYGRWILVGFACIVWLNDIGAYIVGKKWGQHKIAPAISPGKSWEGLWGGIALSCGGALFLKIFFLSHWTVFQSLLIGLIIALVGFLGDLFESSVKREYQLKDSGQFLPGHGGFLDRFDSFFFVSPVIYFIQTWWGG, encoded by the coding sequence GTGACCAAACTTTCCCAGCCGACGGAATTTAAACTGAGAACCTTTAGCATTCTATTAGCCTTGCCTCCTTTCTTGTTTTTGATGGTGTATCATGACCTAACCCTGATAGCGGTATTTGCTGCTCTTTCGGTTTTCGCTTTCCAAGAATATATACAAATGGTCCATTGTAAAATTCCACACCGATTTACCAAAGTACTCATCATCATAGCAATAATTTTATTTTACCTTTCTTTCCTTTATCCTCATTCATCAGCACCGTTTATTTGGTTTGTTTTCTTTATTCTTTTAGTTTGGTGGAGTTTCTACGAGCGTTCCAGAATAATTGAACGGGTTAGTTTTTTCTTATTTGGAATTGTCTATTGTATCGGGCTTCCTTTTTTTTGGGTAAAAACCGGTCTCGATTATGGTCGATGGATTCTGGTTGGTTTTGCCTGCATTGTCTGGTTAAATGATATTGGTGCGTATATAGTTGGTAAAAAGTGGGGTCAACATAAAATAGCTCCGGCTATTAGTCCTGGAAAAAGCTGGGAGGGATTATGGGGAGGAATAGCCCTGAGTTGTGGAGGAGCCCTTTTTTTAAAAATATTTTTTCTTTCTCATTGGACAGTATTTCAATCTCTTTTGATTGGATTGATAATAGCTTTGGTTGGTTTCTTGGGAGATCTCTTTGAGTCATCTGTGAAGAGAGAATATCAATTAAAAGATTCTGGACAATTTTTGCCTGGTCACGGTGGATTTCTGGACCGATTTGATTCCTTTTTTTTCGTATCCCCAGTGATTTATTTTATTCAAACTTGGTGGGGAGGTTAA
- the uppS gene encoding polyprenyl diphosphate synthase encodes MGEKRKGNHEYLEYGIHHVAIIMDGNGRWAQTRGKPRLEGHRQGVEAVRLVVKETWDEKIPFLTLYSFSTENWRRPINEVQGLMQIFIEAIDRYAEELYQNQVKVRFIGKKEGFPDHLTERMENLEKLTERNQGLTLNLALNYGGRDEIIRAFQKFLQISLNQGGDIDEDSFRQYLDTGNQPDPDLLIRTGGEKRLSNYLLWQLAYSELYFTDVLWPDFSSRDYHQALADFVSRKRKFGGLG; translated from the coding sequence ATGGGAGAAAAAAGAAAAGGAAATCATGAGTATTTAGAATATGGCATTCATCATGTTGCCATTATTATGGACGGGAACGGTCGTTGGGCTCAAACTCGAGGGAAGCCGAGATTAGAAGGTCATCGGCAGGGAGTTGAGGCTGTTCGATTGGTGGTTAAAGAAACCTGGGATGAGAAAATCCCTTTTCTCACCCTGTATTCGTTTTCTACCGAGAATTGGCGGCGACCAATAAATGAGGTTCAGGGACTGATGCAAATCTTTATTGAGGCAATTGATCGATATGCCGAAGAATTGTATCAGAATCAGGTAAAAGTTCGATTCATAGGGAAAAAAGAGGGTTTTCCCGATCATTTGACTGAGCGAATGGAAAACCTGGAGAAGTTAACCGAACGGAATCAGGGTTTGACCTTGAATTTGGCTTTAAATTATGGTGGGAGAGACGAGATAATCAGGGCATTTCAAAAATTCCTTCAGATCTCATTGAATCAGGGAGGAGATATTGATGAAGATTCCTTTCGACAATATCTCGATACCGGGAATCAACCCGATCCCGATCTCTTGATCCGAACTGGTGGAGAAAAACGTTTAAGTAATTACTTACTCTGGCAGTTGGCTTATAGTGAGCTCTATTTTACCGATGTTCTTTGGCCTGATTTTTCATCTCGAGACTATCATCAAGCACTTGCCGATTTTGTCAGCCGAAAAAGAAAATTTGGGGGATTAGGCTAA
- the frr gene encoding ribosome recycling factor: protein MAEQLKDLLKDIEKRMKAAIAVLRDELSHVKTGRATPALIENVVVDYYGSTVELKTIASINTPDAKTIVVQPWDKNALQPIEKGIWKSDLGFNPVVDSNIIRINVPPLTEERRKEIAKFTKKTAEEAKVAIRNLRREANDGIKKLEKDGVISEDESKKTVAEVQKMTDEFTNEIDGIWEKKEKEIMSI, encoded by the coding sequence ATGGCAGAACAATTAAAGGATTTATTAAAGGATATTGAGAAAAGAATGAAAGCGGCTATTGCTGTTTTGCGAGATGAACTGTCCCATGTGAAAACCGGTCGAGCCACTCCGGCTCTCATTGAGAATGTAGTTGTTGATTATTATGGAAGCACGGTTGAATTAAAAACCATAGCATCAATTAATACACCTGATGCGAAGACTATTGTTGTTCAACCCTGGGATAAAAATGCCCTTCAACCGATTGAAAAGGGCATTTGGAAATCCGATTTGGGTTTTAACCCAGTGGTAGATTCCAACATTATTCGAATCAATGTTCCTCCATTAACCGAGGAAAGGCGAAAAGAGATTGCCAAGTTTACCAAGAAAACAGCCGAAGAAGCCAAGGTTGCAATACGCAACTTAAGGCGTGAAGCCAACGATGGAATTAAAAAGTTGGAAAAAGACGGGGTTATTTCTGAGGATGAGAGTAAAAAAACAGTGGCAGAAGTTCAAAAAATGACCGATGAATTTACCAATGAAATAGATGGAATATGGGAGAAAAAAGAAAAGGAAATCATGAGTATTTAG
- the pyrH gene encoding UMP kinase, which yields MGEKVKPLYRRILLKLSGEALMGSLSSGIDNRVLEYFTQEIKQVHQLKVEIAIVVGGGNIFRGRTAGDRGISRVTADNMGMLATVINALALQDFLENADIPTRVQTAIEMRAVAEPYIRRRAIRHLEKGRVVILAAGTGNPYFTTDTAAALRAAEIKADAVIKATKVDGVYESDPVTNRNAVKYETISYLNLLNLGLKVMDSTAVSLCMDNNIPIIVFNFNQTGNLLRVVLGDKIGTFISQEGG from the coding sequence ATGGGTGAAAAGGTGAAGCCGCTTTATCGCCGGATTTTGTTAAAGTTATCCGGTGAAGCGCTGATGGGGTCACTCTCTTCAGGTATTGATAACAGAGTATTAGAGTATTTTACTCAAGAGATTAAACAAGTTCACCAATTAAAGGTAGAAATCGCCATTGTGGTTGGTGGTGGAAATATCTTTCGAGGGCGTACTGCCGGAGATCGGGGAATAAGCCGAGTGACCGCTGATAATATGGGGATGTTGGCAACGGTTATTAATGCCTTAGCTCTTCAAGATTTTCTTGAAAATGCTGATATCCCCACTCGAGTCCAAACTGCCATCGAAATGAGGGCGGTAGCTGAACCTTATATTCGAAGACGTGCCATTCGTCACTTGGAAAAAGGACGGGTGGTCATTTTGGCAGCCGGGACCGGGAATCCTTACTTTACAACCGATACTGCAGCTGCTCTCCGAGCTGCTGAGATCAAAGCCGATGCAGTTATTAAAGCGACCAAGGTTGATGGTGTGTATGAGTCAGACCCGGTAACCAACCGGAATGCAGTCAAATATGAAACCATCAGCTATCTTAATTTGCTGAATCTCGGACTGAAGGTCATGGATTCGACTGCAGTTTCTTTGTGTATGGATAACAATATTCCTATCATTGTTTTTAACTTTAACCAAACTGGCAATCTTTTAAGAGTCGTTTTAGGCGATAAAATTGGAACTTTTATTTCTCAGGAGGGAGGATAA
- the tsf gene encoding translation elongation factor Ts: MSYDAKVVYELRNLSGAGVMECKKALEETNGDMEKACELLRKKGIETAAKKQSRSAEQGLIGSYVHTDGKIGVLVEVNCETDFVARTEEFVNFVKELTLQIAAQAPRWVAIEEVPEDIRKEEEKIYQAQLSESGKPEAVQKKIVEGKLNKFYQANCLLEQEYIRDGDKKIKDLLVETIAKVGENIIIKRFVRLKLGEE; this comes from the coding sequence ATGAGCTATGATGCTAAAGTAGTTTACGAACTCAGAAACCTAAGTGGCGCAGGAGTCATGGAATGCAAAAAAGCCTTAGAAGAAACCAACGGAGATATGGAAAAAGCCTGTGAGCTTCTTCGTAAGAAGGGAATTGAAACAGCAGCAAAGAAACAAAGCCGATCAGCCGAACAGGGCCTCATCGGTTCTTACGTTCATACTGACGGGAAGATAGGAGTATTGGTGGAAGTCAATTGTGAAACTGACTTTGTTGCCCGTACTGAAGAATTTGTCAACTTTGTCAAAGAATTAACTCTTCAAATCGCCGCTCAAGCCCCCCGCTGGGTAGCGATTGAAGAAGTGCCTGAAGATATTCGTAAGGAAGAAGAGAAGATCTACCAAGCTCAGCTTAGTGAAAGCGGTAAACCTGAAGCAGTCCAAAAGAAAATTGTTGAAGGGAAGCTGAATAAGTTTTATCAGGCAAACTGCCTTCTCGAACAGGAATACATTCGAGATGGTGATAAAAAAATTAAGGACTTATTGGTGGAAACCATTGCTAAAGTGGGTGAGAATATAATTATTAAACGATTTGTTCGTTTAAAACTCGGTGAAGAATAG
- the rpsB gene encoding 30S ribosomal protein S2 — protein MIVTMKQLLEAGVHFGHQTRRWNPKMKPYIFTERNNIYIIDLQKTVGLAEKAYYFVRDLAKEGGTVLFVGTKKQAQESIEQEANRCGMHYVNQRWLGGMLTNYVTIQQSIDKLEHIEKMEENGILNRLPKKEIMQILKTKTRLEKYLTGIRKMSKVPDCVFVVDPRRERNAVLEARRIGIPIVGIVDTNCDPDEVDFVIPGNDDAIRAIRLFSSIIADAVMEGKQYATEGREEVATEGEAVPETDAAVSNEVTIGSDEEEPPLSILEELKDPELEEIESNDENLTEEAKEEQP, from the coding sequence ATGATCGTTACCATGAAGCAATTATTGGAAGCTGGGGTTCATTTTGGTCATCAAACTCGCCGTTGGAATCCAAAAATGAAACCCTATATTTTTACCGAAAGGAATAATATTTACATTATTGATTTACAAAAAACCGTTGGTTTAGCTGAGAAGGCTTACTATTTTGTTCGTGACCTAGCGAAAGAGGGTGGAACGGTTCTTTTTGTTGGGACCAAGAAGCAGGCACAGGAATCGATCGAGCAAGAAGCGAACCGATGCGGAATGCATTATGTAAATCAGCGTTGGCTGGGTGGTATGCTTACCAATTATGTAACCATTCAGCAGAGTATAGATAAATTAGAACATATTGAAAAAATGGAAGAAAATGGTATCTTAAACCGACTTCCTAAAAAAGAAATTATGCAAATCTTAAAAACCAAAACTCGATTGGAAAAATATCTCACTGGAATTCGAAAGATGTCTAAAGTTCCTGATTGTGTTTTTGTTGTCGATCCCAGAAGAGAGCGAAACGCCGTATTGGAAGCTCGTCGTATTGGAATTCCAATCGTTGGTATAGTTGATACGAACTGTGATCCTGATGAAGTCGATTTTGTGATACCCGGTAACGATGATGCCATACGGGCTATTCGTCTCTTTTCTTCCATCATAGCCGATGCCGTGATGGAAGGGAAACAGTATGCTACCGAAGGTCGCGAAGAAGTTGCTACTGAAGGAGAAGCTGTTCCTGAAACTGATGCAGCGGTTTCAAATGAAGTAACGATTGGTAGCGATGAAGAAGAACCTCCGCTTTCGATTTTAGAAGAGCTCAAGGACCCTGAACTGGAAGAAATAGAAAGCAATGATGAAAATCTCACTGAAGAAGCAAAGGAGGAGCAGCCATGA